AGGGGGCTGGAAGCACATCTTGGTCCCCGCACACCTGAGTGGGCAGCTGAAATCACCGGCCTTAGCGTCGAAGAGATTGAGGCGTTTGCGCATCTGGTGGGTAAGACCAAGCGGACTTATTTCCGCCTTGGCTATGGTTTCACACGCCAGCGTAATGGTGCGGTCAACATGCACGCAGCTGCATCAATTGCCTGTGTGACCGGCGCATTTTTATATGAAGGCGGCGGCGCATTCCATTCCAATTCCGGCATATTCAAGATGGACAAGCGCGAGATCGAAGGTCGCGCGATGCAGGATATGAATATCCGATTCCTCGATCAGTCCAAGATCGGGCGCATTCTGACGGGTGATAGCGAAGCGCTTTATGGTGGTCCACCAGTGACCGCGATGCTGATCCAGAATACCAATCCGATGAATGTGACGCCGGAGCAGCGTCTGGTGCGTGAAGGTTTTGCTCGCGAAGACCTTTTTGTCGCTGTGCATGAGCAGTTCATGACAGATACGGCCAAGATGGCCGACGTCGTTCTGCCTGCTACGACCTTCCTTGAACATGACGATATTTATCGTGGCGGCGGTCAGCAGCATGTGGTGCTTGGGCCCAAGTTGATTGAACCGCTTGCGGAGGCGCAGCCGAACATCTTTGTGATCAACGAACTTGCAAAGCGGTTAGGCGTTGCGCATTTGCCCGGCTTCGACCTTGATGAGCGCACGCTGATCGACAATATGAATGCCAATAGCGATCTCCCGCATTTCGATGAACTGAAGGAAAAGCGCTTTGTCGATTTGCAGCCGCCATTTGAGGAAGCGCATTACATTAACGGCTTTAACTGGCCGGATGGCAAATACCGCTTCCGTCCCGACTGGACTGGAAGCCCATCGCCCAACAAACCGCCGGAAGTCATGGGTCTGCAAGGACCGCATCAGTCGATGCCGGAATTTCCAGATTATTGGAATGTGATTGAGGCTGTGGATGCAGACCATCCATTCCGCCTTGCAACATCGCCAGCGCATAATTTCCTAAATTCTACATTTGCCGAAACGCCCACATCGCTTGCCAAGGAAATCAGGCCAGAGCTTCTCATCCACCCGGACGACGCGGCTGATCTTAATATTACTGATGGTGAGCGGATTGAAATCGGCAATCATCGCGGTGAAGTCGTGCTTCATGCCGTACTGCGCGCTGGTCAAAAACGCGGCGTGGTGGTGTCGGAGGGTATTTTTCCGAATTCCACATTTGAGCGCGGTGAGGGAATTAATACTCTGATTGGGGCCGAGCCAGCTGCCCCTTATGGTGGTCTGGCGGTTCACGACACCAAGATCTGGGTCAAGAAAATCACTGGATAATAAAAGCCCGCGCCGAACAAATGCTCGGCGCGGGCTTTTGTATTTATCAAGTTGATTAGCCTGCGTAGTTCAGCTTGAGCTTGGAAAGGCCAACGGCTGCGTTGAGACCTTTCTGACCCTGAAGCGAGATAGGCTGCAGGGAGATCGTCTTCCACGAGCCACCGGTCAGAATGTTGGTGCCGGCGCCGATGCCAATCGCGGCATTTGCCGAAGCGCCGACGTAACGGCCCTTCAATGCGCCTTCAGGGCGAACGGTTGGTGCCCAGACGGCCCATGCAATCGTGCCGCCATTGATGAAGCCTACATCAACGCCGATCTTAGTGATATTGCCGGTGTAACGTTCAACTGGGCCACGACCGTGAACAGGGCTGAACACACAATCCACATCCTGCTGGCTACCGATGATGACACCGATTGCAGGCGAAATATCGCAGGTGAGGGTGCCAACTTCCGAACGCGGCTGGGTGCGACCTGAGCCGGGAGGCGCTACGAAGTCAGCAGCAAGGGCAGGTGCGGTAATTGCGATGCCCGAAACGACGGCCATCGCCGACAGGAAGGAAGTCGAAAAACGGAGAGACATGATGTTGTCCTCTAATAAAACACAATACAGAAAGAGACGCTTATGCGACTCTCAAGGGATGCCGAAGCAAATCCCCTTACGCACTGGAATTAGGGCATTTTCACGAGAATTAAAGTTTTGTTAACGAAAAAATTCGGGTGTGATGAATTTGTCGCGCTTAATCATCTGTTTAGGCTCAGGCGCTGATCACCATTGCATCGAGTGACAATCCAGTTTTCAGCTCGCCACCAGCAAACTTTTTGAGCGCATCTGCGTATATTTTGTGTTCTGCTTTCAGCACGCGTGCGGCGAGGCTGTCTTCAGTATCGCCGTCAATAATCGGAACGGCAGCCTGTGCCAGAATAGGCCCTTCATCCATACCTTCCGTTACCAGATGCACGGTGCAGCCTGCTAGTTTCATGCCAGCATCAAGCGCACGCTGATGCGTGTGCAGGCCGGGAAACAGCGGCAGCAGAGAAGGGTGAATATTGAGGATACGCCCCTCGTAGGGTGCAATGAATTTACCGGACAGAAGCCGCATATAGCCCGCAAGGCAAATGATATCCGGGTTAAGTAGCGCAAGAGCTTCAAGGATTGCATCTTCATGTGCATCCTTCGAGGCATATTCCTTGCGGACGAAAACTTGCGTTACGATACCAGCGGCTTGTGCTTTCGCCAGGCCGCCAGCATCAGACTTATCGGAAAAGACTGAAACAATTTCAGCCGGAAAATCGGGTGTTTGAGCAGCTCGAATCAGCGCCTCCATATTGGAGCCGCCGCCCGAGATGAAAATAACGACCCGCTTGTGGCTCATAGTGCCAGTGTACCCTGATAGACAACGCCTTCACCTTCGCGCTTAACCATGCGGCCGAGCGTAACGACGTTTTCGCCTTCGGCGGCGAGGCTAGCTACCACTTCATCAACCTTGTCAGGCATGACAACCGCAATCATGCCGACGCCGCAGTTGAAAGTGCGCAGCATTTCGAGTGGCTCAACACCGCCGGTCTTGGCAAGCCAGGAGAACACGGCTGGCATCTTGATTGCGTTGAGATCGATTTCTGCAGCAAGACCGTCCGGCAGAACACGTGGAATGTTATCCGGGAAGCCACCGCCAGTGATGTGTGCCAGGGCCTTGATGCCATCCGAAGCGCGGATTGCAGCCAGTAGTGACTTCACATAGATGCGGGTAGGCTCTAGCAGAGCTTCGCCAAGCGTTGCTCCAGACTGGAATGGTGCATCGGATTTCCAGCCAAGGCCGGACATTTCAACAATGCGACGCACCAGCGAGAAGCCGTTGGAATGGACACCTGACGAGGAAAGGCCGAGAATGACGTCGCCCTCGGAGATATCGCCGCGTGGCAGAAGACGATTGCGTTCTGCAGCACCAACCGCAAAACCGGCCAGATCGTAATCGCCATCGCGATACATGCCGGGCATTTCAGCGGTTTCACCACCGATCAACGCGCAACCAGCCTGAAGACAACCTTCCGCAATGCCGGAAACGATAGCCACACCTTGATCAGGCGACAGCTTGCCAGTTGCGAAATAGTCGAGGAAGAAAAGCGGCTCCGCACCCTGAACGACGAGATCGTTCACGCACATGGCCACAAGGTCGATGCCGACCGTGTCATGCTTGTCCGCATCGATAGCAATTTTGAGCTTGGTGCCAACGCCATCATTAGCCGCAACAAGAACAGGGTCGGTAAAGCCTGCAGCCTTGAGATCGAACAGACCACCGAAACCACCAATTTCACCATCAGCACCCGGACGGCGCGTGGAGCGGACAAGCGGCTTGATCTTGTCGACCATCAGGTTGCCTGCATCGATATCGACACCAGCTTCCGCATAAGTCAGTCCATTTTTCTTGGCGGGGTTATTCTCAGTGGTCATCACCTGCTCCTGAAACTGGCCTGAAACGGGGCTGTGCCCCTTTTGGGGAATATTT
This sequence is a window from Ochrobactrum quorumnocens. Protein-coding genes within it:
- the purN gene encoding phosphoribosylglycinamide formyltransferase, yielding MSHKRVVIFISGGGSNMEALIRAAQTPDFPAEIVSVFSDKSDAGGLAKAQAAGIVTQVFVRKEYASKDAHEDAILEALALLNPDIICLAGYMRLLSGKFIAPYEGRILNIHPSLLPLFPGLHTHQRALDAGMKLAGCTVHLVTEGMDEGPILAQAAVPIIDGDTEDSLAARVLKAEHKIYADALKKFAGGELKTGLSLDAMVISA
- the purM gene encoding phosphoribosylformylglycinamidine cyclo-ligase, producing MTTENNPAKKNGLTYAEAGVDIDAGNLMVDKIKPLVRSTRRPGADGEIGGFGGLFDLKAAGFTDPVLVAANDGVGTKLKIAIDADKHDTVGIDLVAMCVNDLVVQGAEPLFFLDYFATGKLSPDQGVAIVSGIAEGCLQAGCALIGGETAEMPGMYRDGDYDLAGFAVGAAERNRLLPRGDISEGDVILGLSSSGVHSNGFSLVRRIVEMSGLGWKSDAPFQSGATLGEALLEPTRIYVKSLLAAIRASDGIKALAHITGGGFPDNIPRVLPDGLAAEIDLNAIKMPAVFSWLAKTGGVEPLEMLRTFNCGVGMIAVVMPDKVDEVVASLAAEGENVVTLGRMVKREGEGVVYQGTLAL
- a CDS encoding DUF992 domain-containing protein; its protein translation is MSLRFSTSFLSAMAVVSGIAITAPALAADFVAPPGSGRTQPRSEVGTLTCDISPAIGVIIGSQQDVDCVFSPVHGRGPVERYTGNITKIGVDVGFINGGTIAWAVWAPTVRPEGALKGRYVGASANAAIGIGAGTNILTGGSWKTISLQPISLQGQKGLNAAVGLSKLKLNYAG
- a CDS encoding molybdopterin oxidoreductase family protein, whose product is MTQLSSRSNIKIGHSACPHDCPSTCALDIELLDERTIGRVRGAKDNSYTAGVICAKVARYAERVHHPDRLKHPLIRTGRKGEGEWKQASWDAALDLIAERFLKAEETYGSESVWPYYYAGTMGLVQRDSINRLRFAKRYSNQFDSFCTNMAWTGYFAGTGSLTGPDPREMAKADVVVIWGTNAAATQVNVMTHAVRARKDRGAKIVVIDIYANATVRQADMGIVLKPGSDGAFACAVMHVLFRDGLADWDYLNRYTDDPRGLEAHLGPRTPEWAAEITGLSVEEIEAFAHLVGKTKRTYFRLGYGFTRQRNGAVNMHAAASIACVTGAFLYEGGGAFHSNSGIFKMDKREIEGRAMQDMNIRFLDQSKIGRILTGDSEALYGGPPVTAMLIQNTNPMNVTPEQRLVREGFAREDLFVAVHEQFMTDTAKMADVVLPATTFLEHDDIYRGGGQQHVVLGPKLIEPLAEAQPNIFVINELAKRLGVAHLPGFDLDERTLIDNMNANSDLPHFDELKEKRFVDLQPPFEEAHYINGFNWPDGKYRFRPDWTGSPSPNKPPEVMGLQGPHQSMPEFPDYWNVIEAVDADHPFRLATSPAHNFLNSTFAETPTSLAKEIRPELLIHPDDAADLNITDGERIEIGNHRGEVVLHAVLRAGQKRGVVVSEGIFPNSTFERGEGINTLIGAEPAAPYGGLAVHDTKIWVKKITG